A stretch of the Clostridium fungisolvens genome encodes the following:
- a CDS encoding ABC transporter substrate-binding protein, producing the protein MQQVLSKSVDIGFSGPEQVVYIYNQKREDYPIVFAQLTQKDGSFLVGRTEDKNFTWESVKGKTIIGGRPGGVPEMALEYVLRNHGLQPGKDVNVVTNIAYTATGGAFKGGTGDYVALFEPTGSMLEKEKAGSIVASVGASAGTLPYTCFYATKSYIEKNPDIIEKFTRAIVKGQQWVQKNSDADVAKSIISFFPGTDQDILTNVVKNYRSIDAFAKVPTMKEEDYTRLLDIIQSYQASLVPSRPAFDKIIDNSFGEKALKDLSK; encoded by the coding sequence ATGCAGCAAGTATTATCTAAAAGCGTTGATATAGGTTTCAGTGGACCTGAACAAGTTGTATACATCTATAATCAAAAGAGAGAGGACTACCCAATTGTATTTGCTCAATTGACTCAAAAAGATGGTTCCTTCTTAGTTGGAAGAACTGAAGACAAAAACTTCACTTGGGAATCTGTGAAGGGTAAAACTATTATAGGCGGTCGTCCTGGTGGTGTTCCTGAAATGGCTTTAGAGTATGTTTTAAGAAATCATGGTCTTCAACCTGGTAAAGATGTTAATGTTGTAACTAATATTGCTTACACTGCAACTGGTGGTGCTTTCAAAGGTGGAACCGGCGATTATGTTGCTCTTTTCGAGCCTACAGGTTCTATGCTTGAAAAAGAAAAAGCTGGTAGTATAGTTGCCTCTGTTGGAGCATCAGCTGGAACATTACCTTATACTTGCTTCTACGCAACTAAATCATATATAGAAAAGAATCCGGATATAATAGAAAAATTTACCCGTGCAATAGTAAAAGGTCAGCAATGGGTACAAAAGAATAGCGACGCTGATGTTGCAAAATCAATCATATCCTTCTTCCCTGGAACAGATCAAGATATACTAACTAACGTTGTTAAAAATTACAGATCTATTGATGCTTTTGCAAAAGTTCCTACAATGAAAGAAGAAGACTATACTAGACTTTTAGATATAATTCAGTCTTATCAAGCTAGTTTAGTTCCTTCAAGACCTGCATTCGATAAGATAATTGACAACTCCTTTGGAGAAAAAGCATTAAAAGATTTATCTAAATAG